One window from the genome of Serinibacter salmoneus encodes:
- a CDS encoding S-layer homology domain-containing protein, with product MRLLRTLAATAALALSATLSLAGVTPATAAVTSSQYDAGMIVSDATFYDWDSMTSRQVQDFLDSKVSRCRPEYSAGPHDPIVCLKDYVMTTRDVDASGGCEAIVGGRRSAAEIIVEVGRACGVSPRSLLVLLQRESGLVTHVAPSTWRYDEAMGYGCPDGAPCAAEYEGFFNQVYRAAWQFRRYQAYPSNYSFQAGRTNSISYHPSGTCGRQSVYIQNQATAGLYNYTPYVPNNALKNGSPNGCSSYGNLNFFLLINNWFEGVPTASSPFRDVSTTNQFFNEIDWLYSEQITTGWRVSGGREYRPLEDINRDAMAAFLYRLAGSPSYTPPRTSPFSDVSTSNRYYKEISWLYAEGISTGWGSGSTREFRPLEQIDRDAMAAFLYRMAGEPRYSAPGTSPFADVSTRTMYYKEIAWLASEGISTGWSTSSGQEFRPGDAVARDAMAAFLYRFDRM from the coding sequence GTGAGGCTCCTGCGCACCCTCGCCGCCACCGCGGCCCTGGCCCTGTCCGCCACGCTGTCGCTGGCGGGGGTCACCCCCGCGACCGCCGCCGTGACGAGCTCGCAGTACGACGCCGGGATGATCGTCTCCGACGCCACCTTCTACGACTGGGACTCCATGACCTCCCGGCAGGTCCAGGACTTCCTGGACTCGAAGGTCAGCCGGTGTCGGCCGGAGTACTCCGCGGGACCGCACGATCCCATCGTGTGCCTCAAGGACTACGTGATGACCACCCGCGATGTCGACGCCAGCGGCGGCTGTGAGGCGATCGTCGGCGGCCGGCGCAGTGCCGCGGAGATCATCGTCGAGGTGGGCAGGGCCTGCGGCGTGAGTCCCCGCTCCCTGCTCGTGCTGCTGCAGCGCGAATCCGGGCTGGTCACGCACGTGGCCCCGAGCACCTGGCGCTACGACGAGGCGATGGGGTACGGCTGCCCGGACGGCGCTCCCTGCGCCGCCGAGTACGAGGGGTTCTTCAACCAGGTCTACCGGGCCGCGTGGCAGTTCCGCCGCTACCAGGCGTACCCGAGCAACTACTCCTTCCAGGCGGGCCGCACCAACTCCATCAGCTATCACCCCAGCGGGACCTGCGGTCGCCAGAGCGTGTACATCCAGAACCAGGCGACGGCGGGCCTGTACAACTACACGCCGTACGTGCCCAACAACGCCCTGAAGAACGGCAGTCCCAACGGGTGCAGCTCGTACGGGAACCTGAACTTCTTCCTGCTGATCAACAACTGGTTCGAGGGGGTCCCCACCGCCAGTTCACCGTTCCGTGACGTGAGCACGACCAACCAGTTCTTCAACGAGATCGATTGGCTCTACAGCGAGCAGATCACCACGGGGTGGCGGGTCTCCGGCGGCCGGGAGTACCGACCGCTGGAGGACATCAACCGCGACGCGATGGCCGCGTTCCTCTACCGGCTCGCCGGCTCCCCGTCGTACACGCCGCCGCGCACCTCACCGTTCTCGGACGTCTCCACCTCCAATCGCTACTACAAGGAGATCTCCTGGCTCTACGCCGAGGGCATCTCCACGGGTTGGGGTTCCGGGTCCACGCGGGAGTTCCGTCCGCTGGAGCAGATCGATCGCGACGCCATGGCCGCCTTCCTGTACCGGATGGCCGGCGAGCCGCGCTATTCCGCGCCCGGCACCTCACCGTTTGCGGATGTGAGCACGCGCACGATGTACTACAAGGAGATCGCCTGGTTGGCCTCCGAGGGCATCTCCACCGGCTGGAGCACGTCCTCAGGCCAGGAGTTCCGACCCGGGGACGCCGTGGCGCGCGACGCGATGGCGGCCTTCCTCTACCGATTCGATCGGATGTAG
- a CDS encoding G5 domain-containing protein, translated as MTDRRSVRKGVLGAGVLTALVAATGGVVVASTLEEGSLSSLWAADEPAVSEADEAADVRTSSLDIPLDNPALAEEDVVALSAASRSEARAALADGEGVALSVQVDGETHQVVTDAETLAAALEEAGIAVGWDDTVSHALDAAPEDGAEVTIGRASTEYVTEQVITEYDTEERETDDLLVGETRVVQKGFDGDARITSQVLTVDGKEVSRTQVMSAEATAAVTEIIEVGTREPAPVVASGSSSSSSSSSSGSSSSGSSGSSGSSASAPTSAQYTLSQFMSAGVINWGGYKFTYYSQQVLPGGGLDIPGRHVNAGGYVADGDGYIVLANGAPKGTIINTPFGYQGKVYDRGTYGNHYDVYIR; from the coding sequence GTGACCGATCGCCGTTCCGTGCGCAAGGGTGTCCTGGGCGCCGGTGTCCTGACCGCCCTCGTGGCCGCCACGGGCGGTGTGGTGGTGGCCAGCACCCTGGAGGAGGGGTCCCTCTCCTCGCTGTGGGCCGCCGATGAGCCGGCCGTCAGCGAGGCCGATGAGGCCGCAGATGTGCGCACCTCGAGCCTGGACATCCCGCTGGACAATCCCGCGCTCGCCGAGGAGGACGTCGTGGCGCTGTCCGCGGCCTCACGCAGCGAGGCCCGCGCGGCTCTGGCCGATGGTGAGGGGGTCGCGCTGAGCGTGCAGGTGGACGGCGAGACGCACCAGGTCGTGACCGATGCGGAGACGCTGGCCGCCGCCCTGGAGGAGGCCGGCATCGCCGTGGGGTGGGACGACACCGTCTCCCACGCGCTGGATGCCGCGCCCGAGGACGGCGCCGAGGTGACCATCGGCCGCGCGAGCACCGAGTACGTGACCGAGCAGGTCATCACCGAGTACGACACCGAGGAGCGGGAGACCGACGACCTGCTCGTGGGGGAGACCCGCGTGGTGCAGAAGGGGTTCGACGGCGACGCCCGCATCACCTCGCAGGTGCTGACGGTGGACGGCAAGGAGGTCTCCCGCACCCAGGTGATGTCGGCCGAGGCCACCGCCGCCGTCACCGAGATCATCGAGGTCGGTACCCGCGAGCCCGCGCCAGTGGTGGCCTCCGGCAGTTCGAGTTCCTCCAGTTCCTCCAGTTCCGGGTCCTCGAGCAGCGGGTCGTCGGGGTCGTCCGGCTCGTCGGCGAGCGCGCCGACGAGCGCCCAGTACACCCTGAGCCAGTTCATGAGCGCCGGGGTCATCAACTGGGGCGGGTACAAGTTCACCTACTACTCCCAGCAGGTGCTCCCCGGGGGCGGGCTCGACATCCCGGGCCGCCACGTGAATGCCGGCGGCTACGTGGCCGACGGCGACGGCTACATCGTGTTGGCCAACGGCGCCCCCAAGGGCACCATCATCAACACCCCGTTCGGCTACCAGGGCAAGGTGTACGACCGCGGCACCTACGGCAACCACTACGACGTCTACATCCGCTGA
- a CDS encoding CsbD family protein gives MSAQDRFDAKSDQVTGKIKETAGDATDNEQWQAEGRGEQVKGGLKDAAADVKDAAGKAADAVKDAFKK, from the coding sequence ATGAGCGCGCAGGACAGGTTCGATGCGAAGTCCGACCAGGTCACCGGCAAGATCAAGGAGACCGCGGGTGACGCCACCGACAACGAGCAGTGGCAGGCGGAGGGCCGCGGCGAGCAGGTCAAGGGCGGACTGAAGGACGCCGCCGCCGACGTCAAGGACGCGGCGGGCAAGGCCGCCGACGCCGTGAAGGACGCCTTCAAGAAGTAG
- a CDS encoding basic amino acid/polyamine antiporter: MTDGPSAPAPTGATPGSSGTATTTVSRWTLAALVVGSIVGGGVFSLPQQFAASAGASGAILAWILAGAGTLLIALTFLRLADRRPDLDAGVYSYAREGFGRYPGFLSATGYYLTAVIGNVAYWVLIMSTLGEWVPALGDGSTPLAVGIASLGVWTYHLMLRRGVTSATAINRIVTVAKLVPLAAFLFIAFAVFDVGVFVDNLGGGGIPVAEQVRGAMLVTVFVFIGIEGASVYSRFARRRQDIGWATVVGFLGTLALFVMVTLAPYGILTQAELAALSQPSVSGVLEAAVGTWGAVLVGAGLLISVLGAYLAWTLMGAEVMVQAAKQGDVPAFFLKENARGAPIGAITATNVLVQVFLLVVLLATDAFNTALALISSLILIPYVLSAGFAVRTSWREMRDGAARPGWLVLSVLTLGYALFIVWAGGVDYLLLTFAIYAPASVVHVISRGGWGTVRPAERVELVVTCALGVAAYVLLATGAITL; encoded by the coding sequence GTGACCGACGGCCCCTCCGCGCCCGCCCCGACCGGCGCCACCCCAGGCAGCAGCGGTACCGCCACCACGACCGTCAGCCGATGGACTCTGGCGGCCCTCGTCGTCGGCTCCATCGTGGGCGGCGGTGTCTTCTCCCTGCCGCAGCAGTTCGCTGCCAGCGCCGGCGCGAGCGGTGCGATCCTCGCCTGGATCCTGGCCGGCGCCGGCACCCTGCTGATCGCCCTGACCTTCCTGCGCTTGGCCGACCGCCGCCCCGACCTGGACGCCGGGGTCTACTCCTACGCCCGGGAGGGTTTCGGGCGCTACCCCGGATTCCTGTCCGCCACCGGGTACTACCTCACCGCCGTCATCGGCAATGTGGCGTACTGGGTGCTCATCATGTCCACCCTGGGGGAGTGGGTGCCCGCGCTGGGTGACGGCTCCACACCGCTCGCGGTGGGGATCGCCTCCCTCGGCGTGTGGACCTACCACCTGATGCTGCGGCGCGGCGTCACCTCGGCTACCGCGATCAACCGCATCGTCACGGTGGCCAAACTCGTGCCCCTGGCGGCGTTCCTGTTCATCGCCTTCGCGGTGTTCGACGTCGGGGTCTTCGTGGACAACCTCGGCGGCGGAGGCATCCCGGTGGCCGAGCAGGTGCGCGGCGCCATGCTCGTGACCGTGTTCGTGTTCATCGGCATCGAGGGCGCCAGCGTCTACTCGCGCTTCGCCCGCCGCCGCCAGGACATCGGCTGGGCCACCGTCGTCGGCTTCCTCGGCACCCTCGCGCTGTTCGTGATGGTGACCCTCGCGCCGTACGGGATCCTCACCCAGGCCGAGCTGGCCGCTCTCTCCCAGCCCTCGGTCTCCGGGGTGCTGGAGGCGGCCGTCGGGACCTGGGGTGCGGTGCTGGTGGGGGCGGGGCTGCTGATCAGTGTGCTCGGCGCCTATCTCGCGTGGACCCTCATGGGCGCCGAGGTCATGGTGCAGGCGGCCAAGCAGGGGGACGTGCCCGCGTTCTTCCTCAAGGAGAATGCGCGCGGCGCCCCGATCGGCGCGATCACGGCCACCAATGTGCTGGTGCAGGTCTTCCTGCTCGTGGTGCTGCTGGCCACGGACGCCTTCAACACCGCGCTGGCGCTGATCTCCTCGCTGATCCTCATCCCGTACGTGCTCTCGGCGGGGTTCGCGGTGCGCACCTCCTGGCGGGAGATGCGCGACGGCGCCGCTCGCCCCGGGTGGCTCGTGCTGAGCGTGTTGACGCTCGGCTACGCGCTGTTCATCGTGTGGGCCGGCGGGGTGGACTACCTGCTGCTGACCTTTGCGATCTACGCCCCGGCGTCCGTGGTGCACGTGATCTCGCGCGGCGGGTGGGGCACCGTCCGGCCGGCGGAGCGGGTGGAACTGGTGGTGACGTGCGCGCTGGGTGTGGCGGCCTACGTGCTGCTCGCCACGGGCGCGATCACGCTGTGA
- a CDS encoding ABC transporter ATP-binding protein translates to MSENLEGIALTKTYGETVAVTHALAGVDVSITPGESVAVMGPSGSGKTTLLHLLAGVLRPTSGSIRWRGRDVVAMSDRERTRLRREEFGFVFQSGQLLPELPAEENVALPLMLAGVRRAEATQRARGWLAHLGLAGLEQRRPGELSGGQAQRVAVARALVGRPGVVFADEPTGALDRRTGAEVMHALTQACAATGAALVVVTHDVEVARWCGRTLQVRDGRIVPEAAPSLQELGEAR, encoded by the coding sequence ATGTCAGAGAACCTCGAGGGGATCGCCCTCACCAAGACCTACGGCGAGACCGTCGCCGTCACCCACGCCCTCGCGGGCGTCGACGTCAGCATCACCCCCGGGGAATCGGTCGCGGTCATGGGACCCTCCGGCTCCGGGAAGACCACCCTGCTGCACCTGCTCGCGGGTGTGCTGCGCCCCACCTCGGGCAGCATCAGGTGGCGCGGCCGGGACGTGGTGGCCATGTCCGACCGGGAGCGCACACGACTGCGCCGGGAGGAGTTCGGCTTCGTGTTCCAGTCCGGGCAGCTCCTCCCGGAGTTGCCCGCCGAGGAGAACGTGGCGCTGCCGCTCATGCTCGCCGGTGTGCGCCGCGCCGAGGCCACGCAGCGCGCCCGCGGCTGGCTGGCCCACCTCGGGCTCGCGGGGCTCGAGCAGCGCCGCCCGGGGGAGCTCTCGGGCGGCCAGGCGCAGCGCGTCGCCGTCGCCCGTGCCCTCGTGGGCCGCCCCGGGGTGGTGTTCGCCGACGAGCCCACCGGCGCCCTGGACCGCCGCACCGGCGCGGAGGTGATGCATGCCCTCACCCAGGCGTGCGCCGCCACCGGCGCCGCCCTCGTGGTGGTCACCCACGACGTGGAGGTCGCCAGATGGTGCGGCCGCACCCTTCAGGTGCGGGACGGTCGGATCGTGCCCGAGGCCGCGCCCTCGCTCCAGGAGCTGGGAGAGGCGCGATGA
- a CDS encoding FtsX-like permease family protein — MTTLRLWLLLRRRSRTDLRDPARLTGALAVLALAVTTAIALLVTAGSLAFIERARAGVAVGSYAVELYPFLAALALVLLAVPLMTLGSAATKLAVSRRDSRLAALRLAGATTGQVTALTLLDAVFQALVGAVLGIAGYLALVPLAAQVRFQDRALAPGELWLGTGGTAVAAGVVLVIVLLAALAGLRRVAITPLGVAQRVTPPALRWARALTAVGAVSAAIAVGALSDLGATVLFGSIVAVIGVGMATVNVTGPWLMGLIGRIGVRAACTPAALLAARRVVDDPKAAWRAVGGVSLATFVAVVTAVTAVVTPEAAHDAAGITLVTDLRTGALLTLVLVGVLAAVTTGVVQAGRVIDARATTRSLVLAGADGRVLDRARLAEVALPLAVSVALATGMAGALVLPFLGIGLFVQPAAIAQIAVSVLGSCALVLAGAASAHLVARGTSATTG; from the coding sequence ATGACCACGCTGCGCCTGTGGCTGCTGCTGCGCCGCCGCAGCCGGACCGACCTCCGCGATCCGGCCCGTCTCACCGGCGCTCTCGCCGTGCTTGCCCTGGCCGTGACCACCGCGATCGCCCTCCTGGTGACGGCGGGTTCCCTCGCCTTCATCGAGCGGGCCAGGGCGGGCGTGGCGGTGGGCAGCTACGCCGTGGAGCTCTACCCGTTCCTCGCGGCGCTCGCGTTGGTGCTCCTCGCCGTCCCCTTGATGACCCTGGGATCGGCGGCGACCAAGCTCGCGGTGTCTCGGCGCGACTCCCGGCTCGCCGCGCTGCGGCTGGCGGGGGCGACCACGGGCCAGGTCACCGCGCTCACCCTCCTGGACGCCGTCTTCCAGGCACTGGTGGGCGCCGTGCTCGGCATCGCCGGCTACCTGGCTCTCGTGCCGCTGGCGGCGCAGGTCCGGTTCCAGGACCGCGCCTTGGCGCCCGGTGAGTTGTGGCTCGGCACTGGTGGGACCGCCGTCGCGGCCGGGGTGGTCCTCGTGATCGTGCTGCTGGCCGCGCTCGCCGGACTGCGCCGGGTCGCGATCACCCCGCTCGGGGTGGCCCAGCGCGTGACTCCACCGGCGCTGCGGTGGGCACGGGCGCTGACCGCTGTGGGGGCGGTCAGCGCCGCGATCGCGGTGGGCGCCCTGAGCGACCTCGGCGCGACCGTGCTGTTCGGCTCGATCGTCGCGGTGATCGGCGTGGGCATGGCCACGGTCAACGTCACGGGGCCGTGGCTCATGGGGCTGATCGGGCGCATCGGGGTGCGCGCCGCCTGCACGCCGGCCGCGCTCCTGGCGGCCCGTCGAGTCGTGGACGACCCCAAGGCGGCCTGGCGCGCCGTGGGCGGTGTCTCCTTGGCCACGTTCGTGGCGGTGGTGACCGCGGTGACCGCCGTCGTCACGCCGGAGGCCGCGCACGACGCCGCGGGCATCACCCTGGTGACCGACCTGCGCACGGGTGCGCTGCTGACGTTGGTGCTCGTGGGGGTGTTGGCGGCGGTCACCACGGGCGTGGTGCAGGCGGGACGGGTCATCGACGCACGCGCCACCACCAGGTCCCTCGTGCTGGCGGGGGCCGATGGGCGTGTTCTGGACCGCGCCCGGCTGGCCGAGGTGGCACTCCCCCTCGCGGTCAGCGTGGCCCTGGCGACAGGAATGGCCGGTGCGCTGGTGCTGCCGTTCCTCGGGATCGGCCTGTTCGTGCAACCGGCAGCGATCGCGCAGATCGCCGTGAGCGTGCTGGGCTCGTGCGCGCTCGTGCTCGCGGGCGCCGCATCGGCCCACCTGGTGGCCCGCGGCACCAGCGCCACCACCGGGTGA
- a CDS encoding aminodeoxychorismate lyase — translation MATATLVMIDRPTRGQIGGDGAPYRREDPLAPQLRVTDLAVTRGDGIFETAMVREGRILAEERHLRRLARSAAMLDLPEPDLEVYRDATRAAVAAFGAAAEGMAEGMVKYCLSRGDEELGTGPVGWAYAGPTPDFSAAREEGIAVVLLDRGLSTEVPETAPWLLAGVKTLAYAVNKAALREARRRGAQDVVFVSTDGLLLEGPTSTLIVRVGDALVTPRPQIGVLPGTTQEDVFAQAPAWGLRTEYRDVRESELLAADGAWLTSSTRLACPIRRVDGADLAVDVSLTSRMNALLTARTA, via the coding sequence ATGGCCACCGCCACGCTCGTGATGATCGACCGCCCCACCCGGGGCCAGATCGGAGGGGACGGTGCGCCCTACCGGCGCGAGGATCCGCTCGCACCGCAGTTGCGGGTGACCGACCTCGCCGTGACCCGGGGCGACGGGATCTTCGAGACCGCGATGGTGCGCGAGGGCCGGATCCTGGCGGAGGAGCGTCACCTGCGCCGACTCGCCCGGTCCGCGGCCATGCTCGACCTCCCCGAGCCCGACCTGGAGGTCTACCGCGACGCCACCCGAGCGGCGGTCGCCGCGTTCGGGGCTGCGGCCGAGGGCATGGCCGAGGGCATGGTGAAGTACTGCCTCTCCCGCGGCGACGAGGAACTCGGCACCGGGCCCGTGGGATGGGCCTACGCCGGCCCCACCCCCGACTTCAGCGCTGCCCGGGAGGAGGGGATCGCCGTCGTGCTGCTGGATCGAGGCCTCTCCACCGAGGTACCGGAGACGGCGCCGTGGCTGCTGGCCGGGGTCAAGACCCTCGCCTACGCCGTGAACAAGGCGGCCCTGCGGGAGGCGCGGCGCCGCGGGGCGCAGGACGTCGTGTTCGTCTCCACCGACGGGCTGCTGCTCGAGGGCCCCACCTCCACCCTGATCGTGCGGGTCGGGGACGCCCTGGTCACGCCGCGGCCGCAGATCGGGGTGCTGCCCGGGACCACCCAGGAGGACGTCTTCGCGCAGGCGCCCGCCTGGGGGCTGCGCACCGAGTACCGGGACGTGCGGGAGAGCGAACTGCTGGCGGCCGACGGCGCCTGGTTGACCTCCAGCACCCGGCTCGCCTGCCCGATCCGCCGGGTCGACGGCGCGGACCTGGCCGTGGACGTATCCCTCACCTCCCGGATGAACGCGCTCCTGACGGCCCGCACCGCCTGA
- a CDS encoding MFS transporter: MTAFADRAFQHARANPWIVWLTGCGIYFMAVLFRASLGVAGPEAVERLDLTAAQLGAFITLQLGMYALMQVPSGILLDRWGPRRVLLGAALVMGSAQIAFAFATSYPMALLARGMLGVGDSAVYLACLRLCAVWFPRQRYAVLAMLSGLFGMAGNLAATLPLTWALQDVGWVPTFAVSGGFAIAYSLLLLRPAVAAPYRSEGVDAAASPRGWRSPFQDLAQAWRGTDLGHGTRLGFWTHQATMGSGAVVSMVWGVPYLTQALGYTQDAAATMLMLLVLATLVSSFLIAPFAGRFPGRRMALALGFALGNVAAWALLLLWPGTPPTAAVIAAFAIFGCGGPASQIGFHLARDYSPSSRVSTATGLVNSGGFSAAMIGSVAVGWVLDALTGPGGATESDYRWSLGAMALITVVSTAGMVVSLLSLRGRTLRRQAAGQEVVIPVVAHWWDAPFTRHTRGPRED, from the coding sequence GTGACCGCCTTCGCCGACCGAGCCTTCCAGCACGCGAGGGCGAATCCGTGGATCGTCTGGCTCACCGGGTGCGGGATCTACTTCATGGCGGTCCTCTTCCGCGCCTCCCTGGGAGTGGCCGGGCCAGAGGCCGTGGAACGCCTCGATCTGACCGCCGCACAACTCGGCGCCTTCATCACCCTGCAGCTCGGGATGTACGCGCTGATGCAGGTGCCCTCCGGGATCCTGCTGGACCGCTGGGGTCCGCGGCGGGTGCTGCTCGGTGCGGCACTGGTGATGGGCAGCGCGCAGATCGCCTTCGCCTTCGCCACCTCCTACCCGATGGCGCTCCTGGCCCGCGGCATGCTCGGGGTGGGCGACTCCGCCGTCTACCTCGCCTGCCTGCGCCTGTGCGCCGTCTGGTTCCCGCGGCAGCGGTACGCGGTACTCGCCATGCTCTCGGGATTGTTCGGCATGGCGGGGAACCTCGCCGCGACCCTCCCGCTGACGTGGGCGCTCCAGGACGTGGGCTGGGTGCCGACCTTCGCCGTCAGCGGCGGGTTCGCGATCGCCTACTCCCTGCTCCTCCTGCGGCCCGCGGTGGCCGCGCCGTATCGCAGCGAGGGGGTCGACGCCGCGGCCTCGCCCCGGGGCTGGCGGTCCCCCTTCCAGGATCTCGCCCAGGCCTGGCGCGGCACGGATCTCGGGCACGGCACCCGCCTGGGGTTCTGGACCCATCAGGCCACGATGGGCTCCGGAGCCGTGGTCTCGATGGTGTGGGGGGTGCCCTACCTCACGCAGGCGCTCGGCTACACCCAGGACGCCGCGGCGACCATGCTCATGCTGCTGGTGCTCGCGACCCTCGTCTCGAGTTTCCTCATCGCGCCGTTCGCGGGCCGTTTCCCCGGCAGGCGCATGGCCCTCGCGCTCGGTTTCGCCCTGGGGAACGTGGCCGCGTGGGCACTGCTGCTGCTGTGGCCCGGAACACCGCCCACGGCCGCCGTGATCGCTGCGTTCGCGATCTTCGGGTGCGGCGGGCCGGCCTCCCAGATCGGATTCCACCTCGCCCGCGACTACTCCCCGAGTTCACGGGTCTCCACCGCCACCGGACTGGTGAACTCCGGCGGATTCTCCGCGGCCATGATCGGGTCGGTCGCCGTGGGATGGGTACTGGACGCCCTGACCGGGCCCGGCGGTGCCACCGAGAGCGACTACCGCTGGTCGTTGGGCGCGATGGCGCTGATCACCGTGGTCTCCACCGCGGGGATGGTGGTCTCCTTGCTCAGCCTGCGGGGCCGCACGCTGCGGCGCCAGGCCGCCGGCCAGGAGGTGGTCATCCCTGTGGTCGCGCACTGGTGGGACGCGCCCTTCACCCGGCACACCCGGGGTCCACGGGAAGACTGA
- a CDS encoding PadR family transcriptional regulator, with amino-acid sequence MSIPMSLLGLLDAGSTHGFALKRRYDGLLGHGRELRFGQVYATLARLERDGLAGGVGLEPGEGADRKVYAITPDGVAELDRWLSTPNLPSGRPSELFTRVVLALASGRPVNQILDSQREVYLSRMRELTGSRHAGDVVDRITSDFEMAHLQADLRWIELAGARLSDLEAGVTTVMAKGD; translated from the coding sequence ATGAGCATCCCGATGTCACTCCTCGGCCTGTTGGACGCCGGCTCCACCCATGGCTTCGCGCTCAAGCGTCGCTACGACGGACTCCTCGGGCACGGGCGCGAGCTGCGCTTCGGTCAGGTCTACGCGACGTTGGCACGACTCGAGCGCGACGGGCTAGCGGGCGGGGTGGGATTGGAACCAGGAGAGGGAGCCGACCGCAAGGTCTATGCCATCACGCCGGACGGGGTCGCCGAGCTCGATCGGTGGCTCTCCACGCCGAACCTCCCCTCGGGTCGGCCCAGTGAACTCTTCACCCGGGTCGTGCTCGCGCTGGCGAGCGGGCGCCCGGTCAACCAGATCCTCGACAGTCAGCGTGAGGTGTACCTGTCCCGCATGCGGGAGCTCACCGGGTCACGCCACGCCGGAGACGTGGTCGACCGCATCACCTCGGACTTCGAGATGGCCCACCTACAGGCCGATCTGCGATGGATCGAGCTCGCGGGGGCCCGCTTGAGCGATCTCGAGGCCGGCGTGACCACGGTGATGGCCAAGGGCGACTGA
- a CDS encoding ABC transporter ATP-binding protein: MPGPHVALSGRGLRHTYGKEEALAGVDIDVHVGEVVALMGPSGSGKSTLLHLLAGLLRPTNGEVWLGKSRLDTASESVRASIRLRRMGFVFQFGDLVPELTLAENVELPLRLTGCSRVRARHTAGRLLEALGIAAVADRRVNEVSGGQAQRAAVARALVHSPEIVFADEPTGSLDTVAGEQVMEALVGAARETGAAVVLVTHELSVAAFADRDLQIRDGRIPRAATIPAADS, encoded by the coding sequence ATGCCGGGTCCACACGTAGCCCTGAGCGGGCGAGGCCTGCGCCACACCTACGGCAAGGAGGAGGCCCTCGCAGGTGTCGATATCGACGTCCATGTCGGTGAGGTCGTGGCCTTGATGGGGCCCTCCGGGTCGGGTAAGTCGACCCTCCTACACCTGCTGGCCGGCCTCCTGCGGCCCACGAACGGCGAGGTCTGGCTCGGGAAGTCACGCCTGGACACCGCGAGCGAGAGCGTTCGGGCCAGCATACGACTGCGTCGGATGGGCTTCGTGTTCCAGTTCGGCGATCTCGTGCCCGAGTTGACGCTGGCGGAGAACGTCGAGCTGCCCCTCCGGCTCACGGGGTGCTCACGGGTACGGGCGCGGCACACTGCCGGACGCCTGCTGGAGGCACTCGGGATAGCCGCGGTTGCCGATCGGCGAGTGAATGAGGTGTCCGGCGGGCAGGCGCAACGCGCCGCCGTCGCGCGCGCGTTGGTGCACTCCCCCGAAATCGTCTTCGCCGACGAGCCTACGGGCTCCCTGGACACCGTCGCCGGTGAGCAGGTGATGGAGGCGCTCGTCGGCGCCGCGCGCGAGACGGGCGCTGCGGTGGTCCTGGTCACCCATGAGCTGTCGGTGGCGGCCTTCGCCGATCGCGATCTGCAGATCCGGGACGGTCGGATTCCGCGCGCGGCGACGATCCCGGCGGCAGACTCCTGA